A genomic stretch from Shewanella sediminis HAW-EB3 includes:
- the mnmC gene encoding FAD-dependent 5-carboxymethylaminomethyl-2-thiouridine(34) oxidoreductase MnmC has protein sequence MSKLTGHLSSISTLFPVKNDASQTLTLGQLGLGCPCQLVSLWHYLRKNSPSRAVNIKIFESQFDALADFNLKLASLTSPDPRLPRDDEQSTMVEALLRADIVAIEGCQRLIFDDGRVILDIYLGDTLSQLKCILPTSVKGDMTDNSALIAHWNITEKVKAGSLDQAMLWQIAKLSRDNAALSFTDPESKETRQMMALARSVGLRTLETTVSETTVPETQQQTENKNLDTASDAIPLQERRALRHAQSDKFQYCPVSAANEGDEDCDGEIAIIGGGVASTHLALSLAQRNKKVRIFCSDANFAQQASGNKQGAVYPLLTPDNGHLSHYFQQGYLFTRRRLQALVDDKFAVSYDFCGVLQTGFDDRSSARLDKIINGQSWNEKMAYPIDAASATQIAGIDIDKAGIYYPLGGWICPHEFTRAAFDKAARLSDVSVEFNADITRIEQREGLWYLYKSVNVQHSCTDSHTPDDSEELEIGPFANLVLANGQGLTQFKQSEKLPATGFRGQVSHIPSRNALTKLSTVLCSHGYLTPGNNNFHCTGASYVKNPTNLDYCATEQVENLHKIRHSYVDKPWTEDVDITGHSARVGVRMVTRDHAPMMGCAPDTDSMLAQYEQHQHTKESIKFWKETPAPTHKGLFILGGLGSRGLTSGPLAAEALAAQLCGEVIPLSMPMLEMLNPNRFWMRKLIKGKAL, from the coding sequence ATGAGTAAGTTAACTGGTCATTTATCCTCAATTTCCACCCTTTTTCCCGTCAAAAACGATGCCAGCCAGACTCTCACTTTAGGTCAATTGGGCTTAGGTTGCCCGTGCCAGCTAGTCTCATTATGGCATTATTTACGAAAAAACAGCCCTTCGAGAGCCGTAAACATAAAAATTTTCGAATCACAATTCGATGCTCTGGCCGATTTCAATCTAAAACTTGCTTCACTCACCTCCCCTGACCCAAGACTCCCCCGTGACGATGAGCAATCGACCATGGTAGAGGCACTACTTCGAGCGGATATTGTTGCTATCGAAGGCTGCCAGCGACTTATCTTCGATGATGGCCGCGTCATACTCGATATCTATTTAGGTGACACGCTGAGTCAACTTAAGTGCATTTTACCGACTTCAGTCAAAGGGGATATGACGGACAATTCGGCGCTTATCGCCCACTGGAACATCACAGAAAAGGTTAAAGCCGGCTCACTCGACCAAGCGATGCTCTGGCAGATAGCCAAATTAAGCCGCGATAATGCAGCACTATCCTTTACCGATCCCGAAAGCAAAGAGACCCGGCAGATGATGGCTTTGGCACGAAGCGTCGGTCTGCGGACCTTAGAAACCACAGTATCTGAAACCACAGTACCTGAGACTCAGCAACAAACAGAAAATAAGAACCTCGATACGGCAAGTGATGCTATCCCACTACAGGAACGGCGTGCGTTAAGGCACGCCCAATCAGACAAGTTTCAGTACTGCCCTGTTTCTGCGGCCAATGAAGGTGATGAGGATTGTGACGGTGAGATCGCGATTATCGGCGGCGGTGTTGCCAGCACACATCTGGCGCTCTCGCTTGCTCAGCGCAATAAAAAGGTACGCATTTTTTGTAGTGATGCCAATTTTGCGCAGCAGGCGTCCGGTAATAAACAGGGCGCCGTCTACCCCCTTCTCACGCCAGACAACGGTCATTTGAGTCACTACTTTCAACAGGGGTACCTATTTACTCGCCGCCGTCTGCAAGCGCTGGTCGATGACAAGTTTGCTGTCTCCTATGATTTTTGCGGCGTACTGCAAACGGGTTTCGATGACCGCAGCAGCGCACGACTGGATAAGATCATTAATGGTCAGAGCTGGAATGAGAAGATGGCTTACCCCATAGATGCAGCCTCGGCCACTCAAATAGCGGGGATAGATATCGATAAAGCCGGAATCTATTACCCGCTAGGCGGCTGGATATGTCCTCACGAATTTACCCGTGCTGCGTTCGATAAGGCGGCTCGGCTCAGCGATGTCAGCGTAGAGTTTAATGCCGACATTACACGCATAGAGCAAAGAGAGGGGCTCTGGTATCTGTACAAGAGTGTGAACGTTCAACACTCTTGTACAGATAGTCATACGCCAGATGATTCAGAAGAGCTTGAAATCGGCCCCTTCGCCAATCTGGTATTAGCCAATGGTCAGGGACTGACTCAGTTTAAGCAGAGCGAAAAGCTCCCCGCCACAGGGTTTCGTGGACAGGTCAGCCATATTCCATCTCGAAATGCGTTAACCAAACTGAGCACTGTGCTTTGCTCCCACGGTTACCTGACTCCGGGGAATAATAACTTTCACTGTACCGGTGCCAGTTATGTGAAAAACCCGACAAACCTCGATTACTGCGCAACAGAGCAGGTAGAAAACCTACATAAAATCAGACATAGCTATGTCGATAAACCCTGGACTGAAGATGTAGATATTACCGGGCACAGTGCACGGGTCGGCGTTCGTATGGTGACCCGGGATCATGCACCTATGATGGGGTGTGCTCCCGATACCGACTCGATGCTGGCTCAATATGAACAGCACCAGCATACCAAGGAGAGCATTAAATTCTGGAAAGAGACCCCCGCTCCGACTCATAAGGGGTTATTTATTCTCGGCGGGCTGGGCTCGAGGGGTCTCACCTCTGGCCCGTTAGCGGCAGAGGCGTTAGCTGCACAGCTGTGTGGAGAGGTAATTCCTCTTAGCATGCCTATGCTTGAAATGCTCAATCCCAACCGTTTTTGGATGAGAAAACTCATCAAAGGCAAAGCGCTCTAA